The proteins below are encoded in one region of Mycobacteriales bacterium:
- a CDS encoding DUF6131 family protein — MLLLGVILLIVGFVLGIYALWVIGLILAAVGAALWVMGAMGRAVGGRRHYW; from the coding sequence GTGCTTCTTCTGGGCGTGATTCTGCTCATTGTCGGGTTCGTCCTAGGAATTTATGCCCTGTGGGTCATCGGGCTCATTCTCGCCGCCGTCGGCGCGGCGTTGTGGGTGATGGGTGCCATGGGTCGGGCGGTCGGCGGACGCCGGCACTACTGGTAG